A single Hyperolius riggenbachi isolate aHypRig1 chromosome 12, aHypRig1.pri, whole genome shotgun sequence DNA region contains:
- the LOC137540998 gene encoding uncharacterized PE-PGRS family protein PE_PGRS10-like, producing the protein MVSIVGDSFDGESGVGVLINGGFDILGGDLPGFDELLGNGFENDLMGGVLGNDRPLGGSFTDNIIGGAMGTEGLVGGFGGNVLGGIGGEELMGGIVGEEFLGGMLDNGFVGDGLLVYGGIFGDDGAGSGNGLIGGIFGKDELGGGGLSEGFSGFGGLLSNDGILGSEGLLGGVENQDLLGGIISDEGLVGRIVSENGLVGGMLSEDALVGMLGAADDLLAGGDLLAELLGEDGLSGGLLGDKGLLENDSMLAGLLGDNGLLAGLLGDDGVLDGLISVDLVDGLLGGDLANGLLGGDLANGLLGGDLVNGLLGGDLVDGLLGGDLLGGLLGGDLLDGLLGGDLLDGLIGGDLLGGLLGGDLLDGLLGGDLLGELLGGDLLDGLLGENGLLGGILGDDGLVGGLLGGDLLDGLLGGDLLDGLLGGDLLGGLLGGDLLDGLLGGDLLGGLLGGDLLDGLLAEDGLLGGILGDDGLVGGLLGGDLLDGLLGEGGLLGGILGDDGLVGGLLGGDLLDGLLGGDLLGGVLGGDLLGGVLGEEGLLGGLLGGDLLGGVLGGDLLGGVLGEGGLLGGILGDDGLVGGLLGGDLLDGLLGGDLLGGVLGGDLLGGVLGEEGLLGGLLGGDLLGGLLGGDLLGDVLGGDLLGGLLGGDLLGGLLGGDLLGDLLGGDLLGGLLGGDLLGGLLGGDLLGTVGAIQITFPSIKIDPMEDKLGAEIWAETRVKIGGDEEADGGLAGGLTNVLIELDTIVLVYMESDPAPHIVVDNCFTIFRDITMRGLVALDMVGPMAQEMAPTLVCPLFEVALGLVNAAVGLIPMDGLLGGDLLPDLGSMVPDLSDMLDVGNLLPDLGSMVPDLGDMLDVGNLLPDLGSMVPDLGDMLDVGNLLPDLGDMLDVVKLIPDLGDMLDVVNLIPDLGDMLDVVGNLMPDLGDMLDVGNLMPDLGDMLDVGNLMPDLGDMLGVVGNLMPDLRGLLNVGDLTSDLGELLQIPVLGDVLDLDDLIDNLNISDLMTEVGDFVQDLLDTVTDIVEEASLESVGEFVQGTVETITDILETSLEAGDDIDIKWISQITDILETSREAGNDIDIKWSSQIIEGTDTSSMFWDDQVQVVSDISVDVDVDVSAVNDITQIDGYMDGGVGYMDGGVGYMDGGVGYVGGGYMDGGVGYIGGGYMDGGVGFMDGGVGYMGGGVEFNGDFTTFGAEGSFQTAGGLGDATEFWSGGSFGYEGGEEYGNQFSQSADYSWSSWDWDDESY; encoded by the exons ATGGTTAGCATAGTAGGCGATAGTTTTGATGGTGAAAGTGGTGTAGGAGTACTGATTAATGGAGGTTTTGATATACTGGGTGGTGATTTACCTGGTTTTGATGAACTACTAGGAAATGGTTTTGAGAATGACTTGATGGGAGGAGTGTTAGGTAATGATCGACCCTTGGGAGGAAGTTTTACTGATAACATAATAGGAGGAGCTATGGGTACAGAGGGATTAGTGGGAGGTTTTGGTGGTAATGTATTAGGAGGAATTGGTGGTGAAGAATTAATGGGAGGAATTGTTGGCGAAGAATTTCTAGGGGGCATGCTTGATAATGGATTTGTAGGTGATGGCTTGTTAGTATATGGAGGCATTTTTGGTGATGATGGAGCAGGTAGTGGAAATGGTTTGATAGGGGGAATATTTGGTAAAGATGAATTAGGAGGAGGAGGTTTAAGTGAGGGCTTTTCAGGATTCGGAGGACTTCTTAGCAATGATGGAATACTCGGTTCAGAGGGATTATTGGGAGGAGTAGAAAACCAGGACTTACTGGGAGGAATAATAAGTGATGAAGGACTGGTGGGAAGAATTGTCAGTGAAAATGGTTTAGTGGGTGGAATGCTTAGTGAAGATGCATTAGTGGGAATGCTTGGTGCTGCTGATGATTTACTGGCAGGAGGAGACTTGCTAGCAGAACTTCTTGGTGAAGATGGATTGTCAGGTGGACTTCTTGGTGATAAAGGACTATTGGAAAATGATAGCATGTTGGCAGGGCTTTTGGGCGATAATGGACTGTTGGCAGGACTTCTTGGTGATGATGGAGTGCTAGATGGACTTATTAGTGTAGATTTGGTAGATGGACTTCTTGGTGGAGATTTGGCAAATGGACTTCTTGGTGGAGATTTGGCAAATGGACTTCTTGGTGGAGATTTGGTAAATGGACTTCTTGGTGGAGATTTGGTAGATGGACTTCTTGGTGGAGATTTGCTAGGTGGACTTCTTGGTGGAGATTTGCTAGATGGACTTCTTGGTGGAGATTTGCTAGATGGACTTATTGGTGGAGATTTGCTAGGTGGACTTCTTGGTGGAGATTTGCTAGATGGACTTCTTGGTGGAGATTTGCTAGGTGAACTTCTTGGTGGAGATTTGCTAGATGGACTTCTTGGTGAAAATGGATTACTGGGAGGGATTCTTGGTGATGATGGACTAGTGGGAGGGCTTCTTGGTGGAGATTTGCTAGATGGACTTCTTGGTGGAGATTTGCTAGATGGACTTCTTGGTGGAGATTTGCTAGGTGGACTTCTTGGTGGAGATTTGCTAGATGGACTTCTTGGTGGAGATTTGCTAGGTGGACTTCTTGGTGGAGATTTGCTAGATGGACTTCTTGCTGAAGATGGATTACTGGGAGGGATTCTTGGTGATGATGGACTAGTGGGAGGGCTTCTTGGTGGAGATTTGCTAGATGGACTTCTTGGTGAAGGTGGATTACTGGGAGGGATTCTTGGTGATGATGGACTAGTGGGAGGGCTTCTTGGTGGAGATTTGCTAGATGGACTTCTTGGTGGAGATTTGCTAGGTGGAGTTCTTGGTGGAGATTTGCTAGGTGGAGTTCTTGGTGAAGAAGGACTACTGGGAGGGCTTCTTGGTGGTGATTTGCTAGGAGGAGTTCTTGGTGGAGATTTGCTAGGTGGAGTTCTTGGTGAAGGTGGATTACTGGGAGGGATTCTTGGTGATGATGGACTAGTGGGAGGGCTTCTTGGTGGAGATTTGCTAGATGGACTTCTTGGTGGAGATTTGCTAGGTGGAGTTCTTGGTGGAGATTTGCTAGGTGGAGTTCTTGGTGAAGAAGGACTACTGGGAGGGCTTCTTGGTGGTGATTTGCTAGGAGGACTTTTGGGTGGTGATTTGCTAGGTGATGTTCTTGGTGGTGATCTGCTAGGAGGACTTTTAGGTGGTGATTTGCTAGGAGGACTTTTGGGTGGTGATTTGCTAGGTGATCTTCTTGGTGGTGATCTGCTAGGAGGACTTTTAGGTGGTGATTTGCTAGGAGGACTTTTGGGTGGTGATTTGCTAGGAACAGTTGG GGCTATTCAAATTACATTCCCGAGCATTAAAATAGACCCAATGGAAGACAAACTTGGAGCTGAAATCTGGGCTGAAACCAGGGTTAAAATAGGTGGTGATGAAGAGGCTGATGG TGGTCTCGCAGGAGGCTTGACCAATGTCCTCATAGAACTTGACACAATTGTGCTAGTCTATATGGAAAGCGACCCTGCTCCTCATATAGTTGTCGACAACTGCTTTACAATCTTCCGGGACATCACAATGAGAGGCTTGGT TGCGCTTGACATGGTTGGACCCATGGCTCAAGAGATGGCACCTACCCTT GTTTGTCCATTGTTTGAAGTTGCCCTTGGACTTGTGAATGCAGCTGTGG GTCTTATTCCCATGGATGGCTTACTGGGGGGTGATTTATTACCAGACCTAGGCAGTATGGTTCCAGATCTAAGTGACATGCTAGATGTAGGTAACTTATTACCAGACCTAGGCAGTATGGTTCCAGATCTAGGTGACATGCTAGATGTAGGTAACTTATTACCAGACCTAGGCAGTATGGTTCCAGATCTAGGTGACATGCTAGATGTAGGTAACTTATTACCAGATCTAGGTGACATGCTAGATGTAGTTAAATTAATACCAGATCTAGGTGACATGCTAGATGTAGTTAACTTAATACCAGATCTAGGTGACATGCTAGATGTAGTAGGTAACTTAATGCCAGATCTAGGTGACATGCTAGATGTAGGTAACTTAATGCCAGATCTAGGTGACATGCTAGATGTAGGTAACTTAATGCCAGATCTAGGTGACATGCTAGGTGTAGTAGGTAACTTAATGCCAGATCTACGTGGCCTGCTAAATGTAGGTGACTTAACATCAGATCTAGGTGAATTGCTACAAATACCAGTTCTGGGTGACGTACTTGACCTCGATGACTTAATTGACAATTTAAACATAAGTGACTTAATGACAGAGGTAGGTGATTTCGTTCAAGACTTACTTGATACAGTCACAGACATTGTGGAAGAAGCCTCCCTTGAATCTGTTGGTGAATTTGTTCAAGGCACAGTtgaaacaatcacagatattctAGAAACTTCCCTTGAAGCTGGTGATGACATTGATATTAAATGGATCTCTCAGATAACAGACATTCTAGAAACTTCCCGTGAAGCTGGTAATGACATTGATATTAAATGGAGCTCTCAGATAATAGAGGGAACAGACACATctagtatgttttgggatgaccAAGTTCAAGTAGTTTCCGATATTTCAGTAGATGTAGATGTAGATGTCAGTGCTGTCAATGACATCACACAGATTGATGGTTATATGGATGGAGGCGTAGGCTATATGGATGGAGGGGTAGGTTATATGGATGGAGGGGTAGGTTATGTGGGTGGAGGTTATATGGATGGAGGAGTAGGTTATATTGGTGGAGGTTATATGGATGGAGGGGTAGGTTTTATGGATGGAGGGGTAGGTTATATGGGTGGAGGGGTGGAGTTCAATGGTGATTTCACTACCTTTGGAGCTGAAGGAAGCTTTCAAACAGCAGGAGGCTTGGGTGACGCGACAGAATTCTGGAGTGGAGGAAGCTTTGGCTATGAAGGGGGGGAAGAATATGGAAATCAGTTTTCCCAATCAGCAGACTATAGCTGGTCAAGTTGGGATTGGGATGATGAAAGCTACTAG